A genomic stretch from Brockia lithotrophica includes:
- a CDS encoding CBS and ACT domain-containing protein, producing the protein MLVREIMSRPVFTVRATDTLREAWELMRDRRIRHLPVVDESGRLVGIVTDRDLRGASPSKLIFHEKDLALLEAPVSTVMSQDVETAHPLDPIEEAALTLVKKKIGALPVVETGNLVGIVTTTDLLRALVELLRVDTPSSRIDIEVEDRVGAVHDLTGIFKELGLSLSSLILYPAEHPGKRRVVLRVMTIDPTPALRRLREIGPQEGIRLLWPVEAAETPQGPEGETKDASGDVR; encoded by the coding sequence TTGCTCGTCCGCGAAATCATGAGCCGTCCCGTGTTTACCGTGCGGGCCACGGATACCCTCCGCGAGGCCTGGGAACTCATGCGCGACCGAAGAATCCGCCACCTGCCCGTCGTCGACGAGAGCGGGCGCCTCGTGGGCATCGTCACCGACCGCGACCTCCGTGGCGCAAGCCCCTCGAAGCTCATCTTTCACGAAAAGGACCTCGCCCTTCTCGAGGCCCCGGTATCCACAGTGATGAGCCAGGACGTAGAAACCGCCCACCCCCTCGACCCGATCGAGGAGGCTGCGCTCACCCTCGTAAAGAAAAAGATCGGCGCCCTTCCCGTGGTGGAGACGGGGAACCTCGTCGGCATCGTCACGACGACCGACCTTCTTCGGGCCCTCGTCGAGCTTTTGCGCGTAGACACGCCGTCGAGCCGGATCGACATCGAAGTCGAAGACCGCGTCGGTGCCGTACACGATCTCACAGGGATCTTCAAGGAGCTCGGGCTCTCCCTCTCGAGCCTCATCCTCTACCCCGCAGAACACCCCGGCAAAAGGCGCGTCGTCCTCCGGGTGATGACGATCGACCCGACCCCAGCGCTTCGGCGCCTCCGGGAGATCGGCCCACAAGAAGGAATTCGCCTGCTCTGGCCCGTAGAGGCCGCGGAGACGCCGCAAGGTCCGGAAGGAGAGACGAAGGACGCGTCGGGTGACGTGCGATGA
- a CDS encoding acetoin utilization protein AcuC — MSDVKLVYRPEVLAYSFPDGHPFTSRRIEAAVDFLQSLGILRPEDILPGRKARDEDILRVHDPAYVEHVRRASENPYAASPVFGLATADVPAFPGMHDAAAWVVGGALTAGEAVAEGRLVHAFVLGGGLHHAQRDHASGFCIYNDAAALIHLLATDYGMRVLYIDFDAHHGDGVQAIFYRDGRVMTLSLHESGRYLYPGTGFVDELGEGEGFGLSLNVPLEPYTEDASYLEIVHAVVPLAFQVFRPDVLVTLHGADPHLYDPLTHLSLSIRPFVEIPMLLHELAHTYTHGRWIALSSGGYDFRVFPRAWAWVWSAMAERPLDLHTPLPEDWVSRWKRVLQDPLPPAVGIDPPFPQNPRAESITERNRRTVAQLLHHLRHRM; from the coding sequence ATGAGCGACGTAAAGCTCGTGTACCGCCCCGAAGTCCTCGCCTACAGCTTCCCCGACGGACATCCGTTCACGAGCCGACGTATCGAGGCGGCCGTGGACTTTTTGCAGTCCCTGGGAATCCTCCGCCCAGAAGACATCCTTCCCGGCCGCAAGGCCCGCGACGAGGACATCCTCCGCGTGCACGACCCCGCCTACGTGGAACACGTGCGCCGCGCGTCGGAAAACCCGTACGCCGCAAGCCCCGTCTTTGGCCTCGCTACGGCGGACGTCCCGGCGTTTCCGGGCATGCACGACGCTGCCGCCTGGGTCGTAGGGGGGGCGCTCACCGCAGGAGAAGCCGTTGCAGAAGGCCGGCTCGTCCACGCCTTCGTCCTCGGCGGCGGCCTTCACCACGCCCAGCGGGATCACGCTTCGGGATTTTGCATCTACAACGACGCCGCCGCCCTCATCCACCTCCTCGCCACGGATTACGGCATGCGCGTGCTCTACATCGACTTCGACGCCCACCACGGAGACGGCGTGCAGGCGATCTTCTACCGCGACGGCCGCGTGATGACCCTCTCCCTCCACGAATCCGGGCGCTACCTCTACCCCGGTACCGGTTTCGTGGACGAGCTCGGCGAAGGAGAGGGATTTGGCCTTTCCCTAAACGTCCCCCTCGAGCCGTACACGGAAGACGCCTCCTACCTCGAGATCGTCCACGCCGTCGTCCCCCTCGCCTTTCAGGTGTTTCGCCCCGACGTCCTCGTCACGCTTCACGGCGCCGATCCGCACCTCTACGACCCCCTCACGCACCTCTCCTTGAGCATCCGCCCCTTCGTGGAAATTCCCATGCTCCTCCACGAGCTCGCCCACACATACACCCACGGCCGCTGGATCGCCCTCTCGAGCGGCGGCTACGACTTCCGCGTCTTTCCCCGGGCGTGGGCGTGGGTTTGGTCCGCCATGGCCGAACGGCCCCTCGACCTCCATACCCCTCTCCCCGAAGATTGGGTGAGCCGTTGGAAACGCGTCCTCCAAGACCCCCTTCCGCCCGCCGTAGGCATCGATCCTCCGTTTCCCCAAAATCCGCGGGCCGAATCGATCACCGAACGCAACCGGCGCACGGTAGCCCAGCTCCTCCACCACCTCCGTCACCGGATGTAA
- a CDS encoding trehalose-phosphatase: MKLVIVANRLPYRVRPDGALELSPGGLVSGLLSFFRAAELQTDDYLWIGWPGNEGNEDPKLREALAHRRAFPVFLDAKAGMTKGSAARRFLRDQSFIFAAGDDVTDEDLFRALPETAIAVRVGAKPSHATYAVPTPQDLRKILEAFAVRS, encoded by the coding sequence GTGAAACTCGTGATCGTCGCCAACCGCTTACCTTACCGCGTACGGCCGGATGGGGCGCTCGAGCTCAGCCCGGGCGGCCTCGTGTCCGGCCTTCTCTCGTTTTTCCGCGCCGCTGAACTGCAAACCGACGACTACCTATGGATCGGCTGGCCAGGAAATGAAGGAAACGAAGATCCAAAGCTGAGGGAGGCACTCGCGCACCGCCGGGCATTCCCCGTATTTCTAGACGCAAAAGCAGGGATGACCAAGGGAAGCGCCGCCCGACGTTTCCTCCGCGACCAGAGCTTTATCTTCGCCGCCGGCGACGATGTGACCGACGAGGATCTCTTCCGGGCCCTTCCCGAAACGGCGATCGCCGTGCGCGTAGGGGCGAAGCCCTCACACGCCACCTACGCCGTCCCCACGCCCCAGGACCTCCGCAAGATTTTGGAGGCGTTTGCCGTACGTTCCTAA
- a CDS encoding ATP-binding protein, translated as MGRATYPFTAIVGQEAMKTALLLGILDLNLGGVLIRGEKGTAKSTAVRALAELLPEIRVVADCPYACDPDDPTAMCPSCKRRKEAGETLPVLVRKMRVVDLPLSTTEDRLVGTLDVEAALRGGEVRFRPGLLAAANRGILYVDEVNLLDDHLVDLLLDAAAMGENVVEREGLSVRHPARFLLVGTMNPEEGELRPQLLDRFGLCVEVEALADVEERAEVVRRRLRYEEDPEAFREAYAEAESELRLRVVEARRRLPRVSLPDSLVRRVAELTLALGIDGHRADLAVLRAARAHAALAGREEAGEADVAAVAYAALCHRMRRRPFEDAQEGRIKIRDALKEAGFAAPEPADRYA; from the coding sequence TTGGGAAGGGCGACGTATCCCTTTACGGCCATCGTCGGACAAGAGGCGATGAAGACGGCGCTCCTTTTGGGGATTTTGGACCTCAACCTCGGAGGCGTGCTCATCCGCGGGGAAAAGGGGACGGCGAAGTCCACGGCCGTACGGGCACTTGCGGAGCTCCTCCCGGAGATCCGCGTGGTGGCCGATTGCCCCTACGCCTGCGATCCCGACGATCCGACGGCGATGTGTCCGAGCTGCAAGCGGCGCAAGGAGGCCGGCGAAACGCTTCCCGTGCTCGTGCGCAAGATGCGCGTCGTCGATTTGCCCCTCTCGACGACGGAAGACCGGCTCGTGGGAACGCTGGACGTCGAGGCGGCTCTGCGCGGAGGGGAAGTGCGCTTTCGCCCGGGGCTTTTGGCTGCGGCGAACCGGGGGATCCTCTACGTCGACGAGGTGAACCTCCTGGACGACCACCTCGTCGACCTCCTATTGGACGCGGCGGCGATGGGCGAAAACGTGGTGGAGCGCGAAGGGCTGTCCGTCCGACACCCCGCTCGCTTCCTCCTCGTGGGGACGATGAACCCCGAAGAAGGGGAACTCCGACCTCAGCTCCTCGACCGCTTCGGCTTGTGCGTAGAGGTAGAGGCCTTGGCGGACGTGGAGGAACGCGCGGAGGTGGTGCGCCGACGTCTGCGCTACGAAGAAGACCCTGAGGCATTTCGCGAAGCGTACGCGGAAGCGGAGTCCGAACTCCGCCTCCGCGTCGTGGAGGCGCGTCGCCGCTTGCCGCGCGTTTCCCTTCCCGACTCCCTCGTCCGACGGGTGGCCGAACTCACGCTCGCGCTCGGCATCGACGGGCACCGGGCGGACCTCGCCGTCCTCCGGGCGGCGCGGGCCCACGCCGCCCTTGCCGGTCGGGAAGAGGCGGGCGAAGCGGACGTGGCGGCGGTCGCCTACGCGGCGCTCTGCCACCGGATGCGGCGGCGGCCGTTCGAAGACGCGCAGGAGGGGCGTATAAAGATCCGCGACGCCCTAAAGGAGGCGGGATTTGCCGCACCGGAACCCGCGGACAGGTACGCGTAA
- a CDS encoding VWA domain-containing protein translates to MPRELLEGASFPLSAFVGREDVLLPVALFLVHPGLRSLLFVGPPGTGKRSFARALRPFVDGPYVEVPVGVSPDRLFGAQDLALALRGQSALRRGLVAEAHGGLLVLRGAERMDPELLAALLAVHKSRENRLEREAWSLREAADFRLLAVVDVPFEAELPTASPPSPSPKGFPSGPADPGSVIPTGEGLRSLAGGFALSVCFLPLRSASLRAEAALRALAFRSEPAEFAQRFAAREESLRARLGEARARLPLVEVPPGAVRAAAELVRRAEVAGNRAEVELVFAAQALAAWEGKSRVEPEDVRRAAPWVLAHRSRRVEVLEEVAGPSPGSPPPRAPQTEEASDEAGGQEQGPPPENSDVRPPSASEGFPPAEGDLSEANALPHGSDGAAHEAEGGPSARESFGSAGPLETSDVERPAHLGELPREDPAVSRNLPRTPRGSGGGRGVSGGVGVGSGKALRPGTWKPEARIHWEGTVRRAAVRAAREGQPGLLLPLRHEDLVGRFVRGRRGTLLVLAVDLSGSMGGRRLALARRAALAFLAEAYVRRDRVAVVGFRGRTVEVLLPPTHSPERAHGLLQGVRTGGRTPLAQGIWAAAELLRRELRKRPDVRGWFVLLTDGRANVPFPPETDPVLGALRVAEWFGEFAHAAGVARAVVDLEEERWTRFGVAGEIAGAMGAVLLTPEEFAAGEIFLRRTATR, encoded by the coding sequence ATGCCACGGGAACTCCTCGAGGGCGCCTCCTTTCCTTTGAGCGCCTTTGTCGGCCGCGAGGACGTCCTCCTCCCCGTAGCCCTCTTCCTCGTGCACCCGGGGCTTAGGAGCCTCCTCTTCGTAGGCCCCCCAGGAACGGGGAAGCGGAGCTTTGCCCGCGCCCTTCGGCCCTTCGTCGACGGCCCGTACGTGGAGGTGCCCGTGGGCGTAAGCCCCGACCGCCTCTTCGGCGCCCAAGACCTCGCCCTGGCCCTTCGCGGCCAAAGCGCCCTGCGGCGCGGGCTTGTGGCGGAAGCGCACGGGGGACTCCTCGTCCTTCGCGGCGCGGAACGCATGGACCCCGAGCTTTTGGCTGCCCTCCTCGCGGTCCACAAGTCGCGGGAAAACCGCCTCGAGCGCGAAGCGTGGTCTCTCCGGGAGGCGGCAGATTTCCGCCTCCTCGCCGTGGTGGACGTCCCTTTCGAAGCGGAACTCCCGACTGCTTCTCCCCCTTCGCCGTCGCCGAAGGGCTTCCCAAGCGGGCCCGCAGACCCAGGTTCCGTCATCCCGACCGGGGAGGGACTTCGGTCCTTGGCCGGCGGGTTTGCCCTAAGCGTTTGCTTTCTCCCGCTGCGCTCCGCCTCGTTGCGCGCCGAGGCGGCGCTCCGCGCGCTCGCCTTTCGAAGCGAACCCGCGGAATTCGCCCAACGCTTTGCCGCACGGGAAGAGTCCTTGCGCGCGCGGCTCGGAGAGGCCCGGGCGCGCCTGCCTTTGGTGGAGGTCCCACCGGGGGCCGTGCGCGCCGCCGCGGAACTCGTGCGCCGCGCCGAGGTGGCGGGAAACCGGGCCGAGGTCGAGCTCGTCTTTGCCGCGCAGGCGCTCGCCGCCTGGGAGGGGAAAAGCCGCGTCGAGCCGGAAGACGTCCGCCGCGCCGCCCCTTGGGTGCTCGCCCACCGCTCCCGGCGCGTCGAGGTGCTCGAAGAGGTCGCGGGACCTTCCCCCGGTTCGCCCCCTCCCCGCGCGCCGCAAACGGAAGAAGCCTCGGACGAGGCGGGAGGACAAGAACAAGGACCTCCTCCGGAGAACTCCGACGTCCGTCCCCCTTCGGCATCGGAAGGATTTCCTCCTGCGGAAGGCGATCTTTCGGAGGCGAATGCCCTTCCCCACGGATCGGACGGCGCGGCCCACGAGGCAGAGGGCGGTCCCTCCGCGCGCGAAAGCTTCGGCTCCGCGGGCCCCTTGGAGACTTCGGACGTTGAACGTCCCGCACACCTCGGCGAACTCCCCCGAGAAGACCCCGCCGTGTCCCGAAACCTGCCGCGTACGCCTCGCGGGTCCGGGGGAGGGCGCGGGGTCTCCGGCGGGGTCGGTGTCGGATCGGGGAAGGCCCTTCGCCCCGGTACGTGGAAGCCGGAAGCGCGCATCCACTGGGAGGGAACCGTGCGGCGGGCGGCGGTGCGGGCCGCCCGAGAGGGGCAGCCGGGTCTTCTTCTCCCCCTCCGGCACGAAGACCTCGTAGGCCGGTTCGTCCGAGGGCGTCGGGGCACGCTCCTCGTCCTCGCCGTAGATTTGAGCGGCTCGATGGGCGGCCGCCGCCTCGCCCTGGCCCGGAGGGCGGCCCTCGCCTTTCTCGCCGAAGCCTACGTGCGGCGGGACCGCGTGGCCGTCGTCGGCTTTCGCGGGAGGACGGTGGAGGTCCTCCTCCCACCTACGCACAGCCCGGAGCGGGCGCACGGGCTCTTGCAGGGCGTGCGTACGGGCGGGCGCACGCCGTTGGCGCAGGGGATTTGGGCCGCGGCGGAGCTCCTCCGGCGCGAACTTCGCAAACGTCCGGACGTCCGGGGGTGGTTCGTCCTCCTCACCGACGGAAGGGCAAACGTCCCCTTTCCTCCCGAGACGGACCCTGTCCTCGGCGCGCTCCGCGTGGCGGAATGGTTCGGGGAGTTCGCCCACGCCGCAGGCGTCGCCCGGGCCGTCGTGGATCTGGAGGAAGAGCGGTGGACGCGTTTTGGCGTAGCTGGCGAAATCGCCGGTGCGATGGGTGCCGTCCTCCTCACCCCTGAGGAGTTCGCCGCGGGCGAAATCTTCCTCCGGAGGACGGCGACGAGGTAA
- a CDS encoding cobaltochelatase subunit CobN, translating to MCRFALLLNLDETRALNRAAARVKAHVPDVEFAKFYAEEWEGGDGSAERFAALKEAVRRADVVFFDVHRHSPRSSELASLLDTLANTVIVLGGGPEFLRLVRMGSFHGRDFPMVRAADKKAERMSSPDAAALYEAFGRPQDGPPKRLRQLEEWLKRLGGVLPLGKMRHMRNWLTVLEYYAEGGEDNLEAMFLFVLREYCGRKVEVPPPRKRPETGIYLPPAGYTTDFQEWVRVVRPSGEHPTVGILFYGGQGTETSREVVDALTHELRPYANVLPVFGKVDSLLDAAERYFLVNGRRTVDAVVALNYFRLGGGPMGGRVQETFRFLEALGVPVFMGYIGFKTETARWKTATRMSPAELAVGVGLRELDGFIEPVYVGGLEVLTNVESHIGAPVKTVRPYPPGVRRLARRVARWLELRRTSPAERRIAVLLYNYPPGEANLGAAGYLDTLASLRHFLLLLRERGYTVEVPEGDLADFLLAHGVVNSPTWVAPGGLRYPLADYLRRYWELPSRVRRRIEAAWGPPPGTISVEDGAFVIPGVRLGNVFVGVQPSRGVHEDPARAHHDLELPPHHAYLAVYFYLQDHFRAHALLHFGMHGSLEFTPGKENLVDAEDFPALLLGDIPHVYYYWVGNASEGTIAKRRGQAVLVSYASPPVEEAGLYGDLLEVEDRLRELARAEEGERDALWAEIRERARARGIEAESPEELAAELQHLKQALIPTGLHVFDRGLEGEALISYLNALLEGGYPPGAPPEFTASDEGSRARRKALLARFVAGETGVLPPEVEGAFRDLLDRVRGGREGEGLLRALEGRYVSVGPGGDPVRTPEVYPVGRNFHEFDPRLVPSPLAERRARDFARDLLKEYAERTGGLPRRVALVLWGNAELSTKGETVALALALLGIRLRRSSTGLPVGLELVPLEELGRPRVDVLLTVSGMFRDLCGLCVELLHAAAELAANADEPIGQNPVAAFAQERAAEFGDKARGRVFGPPPEDYGATPLRALVETGAWREEAELADAYIRSMHYLFWEGRFVREPDLFRALLAEVDVATQVLYSAEHSVIDLDHYYEFYGGLLAAARRVRGARAGGPTAFLVDSTRVQAEVVDAARAVRRAVRSRLFHPKWIEGMLRHRTHGAQQVRERIEYLLGLEATGHVVGEAVFREALHTFVLDEAMRRRLAENNPYAALEIARLMGQVVERGYLTLTEEERKAFRAALFELEGDAEGAIDNPSETPLAY from the coding sequence TACGCCGAAGAATGGGAGGGTGGAGACGGTTCGGCGGAGCGATTCGCCGCCCTCAAGGAAGCCGTGCGCCGCGCGGACGTCGTCTTTTTCGACGTGCACCGCCACTCGCCGCGCTCGTCGGAGCTCGCGTCCTTGCTCGACACCCTCGCCAATACGGTGATCGTCCTCGGAGGCGGGCCAGAATTCCTCCGCCTCGTGCGCATGGGGTCGTTTCACGGGCGCGACTTCCCTATGGTGCGCGCCGCGGACAAGAAGGCCGAACGCATGTCTTCGCCGGACGCGGCGGCGCTGTACGAGGCGTTCGGCCGCCCGCAAGACGGCCCGCCCAAGCGCCTTCGTCAGCTGGAGGAATGGCTGAAGCGCCTAGGAGGGGTCCTCCCCCTCGGCAAGATGCGCCACATGCGGAACTGGCTTACGGTCCTCGAGTACTACGCCGAAGGCGGCGAAGACAACCTCGAGGCGATGTTTCTCTTCGTCCTCAGGGAGTACTGCGGACGTAAGGTGGAAGTTCCCCCGCCTCGGAAGCGCCCGGAGACGGGGATCTACCTCCCGCCGGCGGGGTACACGACGGACTTTCAGGAGTGGGTCCGCGTCGTTCGCCCGTCCGGAGAGCACCCCACGGTCGGCATTCTCTTCTACGGGGGGCAGGGGACGGAAACCTCCCGCGAAGTCGTAGACGCCCTGACGCACGAACTCCGCCCGTACGCCAACGTCCTTCCGGTGTTCGGCAAAGTGGATTCCCTCCTCGACGCCGCCGAGCGCTACTTCCTCGTAAACGGGCGGCGGACGGTGGACGCGGTGGTGGCCCTCAACTACTTCCGCCTGGGCGGCGGCCCCATGGGCGGCCGCGTGCAGGAAACGTTTCGCTTCCTCGAGGCGCTCGGTGTCCCCGTGTTCATGGGCTACATCGGTTTCAAGACGGAAACCGCCCGCTGGAAGACCGCCACGCGCATGTCGCCGGCCGAACTCGCCGTGGGTGTTGGGCTTCGCGAACTCGACGGCTTCATCGAGCCCGTGTACGTAGGAGGACTCGAAGTCCTGACAAACGTCGAAAGCCACATCGGCGCTCCGGTGAAGACCGTACGACCGTACCCGCCGGGGGTGCGGCGCCTCGCCCGTCGCGTCGCGCGCTGGCTGGAACTCCGGCGCACTTCGCCAGCCGAGCGGCGCATCGCCGTCCTCCTCTACAACTACCCGCCGGGGGAGGCAAATCTGGGAGCCGCCGGGTACCTGGACACCCTGGCGAGCCTCCGCCACTTCCTCCTCCTCCTTCGCGAGCGCGGGTACACCGTCGAGGTGCCCGAAGGGGACCTCGCGGACTTCCTCCTCGCACACGGCGTCGTGAACTCCCCTACGTGGGTGGCGCCGGGCGGACTCCGCTATCCGCTCGCCGACTACCTGCGGCGCTACTGGGAGCTCCCCTCGCGGGTTCGCCGCCGGATTGAGGCCGCGTGGGGGCCGCCGCCGGGAACGATTTCCGTCGAGGACGGGGCGTTTGTGATTCCCGGCGTGCGCCTGGGCAACGTCTTTGTTGGCGTTCAGCCTTCGCGCGGCGTCCACGAAGATCCCGCGCGGGCGCACCACGACCTCGAGCTCCCGCCGCACCACGCCTACCTCGCGGTGTACTTCTACCTTCAAGACCACTTCCGCGCCCACGCCCTCCTTCACTTCGGCATGCACGGGAGCCTGGAGTTCACCCCCGGGAAGGAAAACCTCGTGGATGCAGAGGACTTTCCTGCCCTCCTTCTGGGGGATATTCCGCACGTGTATTACTACTGGGTCGGAAACGCCTCGGAGGGGACGATCGCCAAGCGCCGCGGGCAGGCGGTGCTCGTCTCGTACGCTTCCCCGCCGGTGGAGGAGGCCGGCCTTTACGGCGACCTCCTGGAGGTCGAAGACCGCCTACGCGAACTCGCCCGGGCGGAGGAGGGAGAGCGCGACGCCCTCTGGGCGGAAATCCGCGAGCGGGCGCGCGCCCGGGGAATCGAGGCGGAGTCGCCCGAAGAGCTCGCGGCCGAGCTCCAACACCTCAAACAGGCCCTCATTCCCACCGGGCTTCACGTCTTCGATCGCGGTCTCGAAGGGGAGGCGCTCATAAGCTACCTCAACGCCCTCCTCGAAGGCGGCTACCCACCCGGTGCCCCTCCGGAGTTTACCGCCTCAGACGAGGGATCGCGCGCCCGGCGGAAGGCACTTCTCGCGCGCTTTGTGGCGGGGGAAACGGGCGTCCTGCCTCCGGAGGTGGAAGGCGCGTTTCGCGACCTCCTCGACCGCGTGCGCGGCGGGCGCGAAGGTGAGGGGCTCCTCCGCGCCCTCGAAGGCCGCTACGTCTCCGTGGGTCCGGGAGGAGACCCCGTCCGCACGCCCGAGGTCTACCCCGTAGGGAGGAACTTCCACGAGTTCGACCCGCGGCTCGTCCCTTCCCCCCTTGCGGAGCGCCGCGCCCGGGACTTCGCCCGCGACCTCCTCAAGGAGTACGCCGAGCGGACGGGGGGGCTCCCCCGCCGAGTTGCCCTCGTGCTCTGGGGGAACGCCGAACTCTCCACCAAGGGGGAGACGGTGGCCTTGGCCCTCGCCCTTTTGGGAATCCGCCTCCGGCGGTCTTCCACGGGTCTTCCCGTCGGCCTCGAACTCGTCCCCCTGGAGGAACTCGGGCGGCCGCGTGTGGACGTCCTCCTTACGGTTTCGGGGATGTTCCGCGACCTGTGCGGCCTCTGCGTCGAACTCCTCCACGCCGCCGCAGAACTCGCGGCGAACGCCGACGAGCCAATAGGGCAAAACCCGGTTGCGGCCTTTGCGCAGGAGCGCGCAGCGGAGTTCGGCGACAAAGCCCGCGGGCGGGTGTTTGGGCCCCCTCCGGAAGACTACGGGGCGACGCCGCTTCGCGCCCTCGTGGAGACAGGGGCGTGGCGCGAGGAGGCGGAGCTCGCCGACGCCTACATTCGTTCCATGCACTACCTCTTTTGGGAAGGGCGTTTCGTGCGCGAGCCCGACCTCTTTCGCGCTCTTCTCGCGGAGGTGGACGTGGCGACACAGGTGCTCTATAGTGCCGAACACAGCGTGATCGACCTCGACCACTACTACGAGTTTTACGGCGGCCTCCTCGCCGCCGCCCGCCGCGTCCGCGGCGCCAGAGCGGGCGGTCCGACCGCCTTCCTCGTGGATTCAACGCGGGTACAGGCCGAAGTCGTCGACGCCGCCCGTGCGGTCCGCCGCGCCGTGCGCTCGCGCCTCTTTCATCCGAAGTGGATCGAAGGGATGCTCCGCCACCGCACGCACGGGGCGCAGCAGGTGCGCGAACGCATCGAGTACCTCCTCGGGCTCGAGGCGACGGGGCACGTGGTGGGGGAGGCGGTCTTCCGCGAGGCGCTCCACACCTTTGTCTTAGACGAGGCGATGCGCCGCCGCCTCGCGGAAAACAACCCGTACGCCGCCCTGGAGATCGCCCGTCTCATGGGGCAGGTCGTGGAGCGCGGCTACCTCACCTTGACCGAAGAGGAACGCAAGGCCTTTCGCGCTGCGCTCTTTGAGCTCGAGGGCGACGCAGAGGGCGCGATCGACAACCCTTCTGAGACGCCCCTCGCGTATTAG